One Cucurbita pepo subsp. pepo cultivar mu-cu-16 chromosome LG07, ASM280686v2, whole genome shotgun sequence genomic region harbors:
- the LOC111798753 gene encoding ATP-citrate synthase beta chain protein 2-like — protein sequence MATGQIFSRTTQALFYNYKQLPIQRMLDFDFLCGRETPSVAGVINPGSEGFQKLFFGQEEIAIPVHSTIEAACAAHPTADVFINFASFRSAAASSMAALKQPTIRVIAIIAEGVPESDTKQLITYARANNKVVIGPATVGGIQAGAFKIGDTAGTIDNIIQCKLYRPGSVGFVSKSGGMSNEMYNTIARVTDGIYEGIAIGGDVFPGSTLSDHILRFNNIPQVKMMVVLGELGGRDEYSLVEALKQGKVNKPVVAWVSGTCATLFKSEVQFGHAGAKSGGEMESAQAKNQALRDAGAIVPTSYEALEAAIAKTFEKLVGDGKVTPVKEVKPPQIPEDLSSAIKSGKVRAPTHIISTISDDRGEEPSYAGIPMSSIVEQGYGVGDVISLLWFKRSLPRYCTHFIEICIMLCADHGPCVSGAHNTIVTARAGKDLVSSLVSGLLTIGPRFGGAIDDAARYFKDAYDRGLTPYEFVESMKKKGIRVPGIGHRIKRGDNRDKRVELLQRFARTHFPSVKYMEYAVEVENYTLSKANNLVLNVDGAIGSLFLDLLAGSGMFSKQEIDEIVQIGYLNGLFVLARSIGLIGHTFDQKRLKQPLYRHPWEDVLYTK from the exons ATGGCTACCGGACAAATATTTTCTCGCACGACACAAGCATTATTCTATAACTACAAGCAACTTCCCATCCAACGGATGCTTGATTTTGACTTCCTCTGCG GGAGGGAAACACCATCAGTTGCTGGAGTCATCAATCCGGGTTCTGAGGGATTTCAGAAACTATTTTTTGGTCAAGAGGAAATTGCCATCCCAGTGCATTCTAC GATTGAAGCAGCCTGTGCAGCACACCCCACTGCTGATGTTTTCATTAACTTTGCATCCTTCAGAAG TGCTGCTGCATCATCAATGGCTGCTTTGAAACAGCCTACCATCAGAGTTATAGCTATCATAGCTGAGGGTGTCccagagtcagacaccaaaCAGTTGATTACATATGCACGGGCAAACAATAag GTTGTTATTGGCCCAGCTACCGTTGGTGGCATACAAGCTGGAGCATTTAAAATTGGTGACACTGCTGGAACGATTGACAATATTATACAATGCAAGCTATACAGACCTGGATCTGTTGGTTTTGTCTCTAAATCA GGAGGAATGTCTAATGAGATGTACAATACTATTGCCCGTGTCACTGACGGAATTTATGAAG GTATTGCAATTGGAGGGGATGTGTTTCCGGGTTCAACTCTTTCTGATCACATTTTGCGGTTTAACAACATTCCACAG GTTAAAATGATGGTTGTGCTTGGAGAACTTGGTGGCCGAGATGAGTATTCTTTGGTTGAAGCCTTGAAACAAGGAAAAGTTAACAAACCAGTGGTTGCCTGGGTTAGCGGCACTTGTGCCACATTGTTTAAATCTGAAGTTCAATTTGGTCATGCT GGAGCAAAAAGTGGCGGTGAGATGGAGTCTGCACAAGCAAAAAATCAAGCTTTAAGGGATGCGGGAGCTATTGTTCCTACATCATACGAGGCCCTTGAAGCTGCCATTGcgaaaacatttgaaaaattg GTTGGAGACGGAAAAGTTACCCCAGTAAAGGAAGTGAAGCCTCCACAAATTCCTGAGGATCTTAGCTCAGCAATTAAGAGCGGGAAAGTTCGGGCCCCAACCCACATTATTTCCACCATCTCTGATGACAGAG GTGAGGAGCCAAGCTATGCTGGAATTCCAATGTCTTCAATTGTTGAGCAAGGCTATGGTGTTGGGGATGTTATCTCACTATTATGGTTCAAACGCAGCCTTCCTCGATACTGTACCCATTTCATCGAG ATATGTATAATGCTCTGTGCCGACCATGGTCCTTGTGTATCTGGAGCGCACAACACTATTGTAACAGCAAGGGCTGGAAAAGACCTCGTGTCCAGCCTTGTCTCAG GCTTGCTTACTATCGGCCCCCGATTTGGTGGTGCCATTGATGACGCTGCTCGGTACTTCAAGGATGCTTATGACAGA GGTCTCACGCCTTACGAGTTTGTCGAAagcatgaaaaagaaaggcatTCGGGTGCCTGGAATTGGTCACAG GATCAAGAGAGGCGACAACAGAGATAAGAGAGTGGAGCTGCTACAGCGGTTTGCACGAACACATTTTCCATCAGTGAAGTACATGGAATACGCTGTGGAGGTTGAAAATTACACACTCTCAAAGGCAAACAACTTGGTTCTTAACGTAGATGGTGCAATTGGGTCTCTTTTCTTGGATCTTCTTGCCGGTAGTGGAATGTTCAGCAAACAAGAGATTGATGAGATCGTCCAGATTGGCTATTTGAATGGTCTCTTTGTGCTCGCTCGCTCTATTGGTCTCATCGG TCATACATTTGATCAGAAGAGACTGAAACAGCCTCTATACCGCCATCCTTGGGAAGACGTCCTTTACACCAAATGA